In Nicotiana tabacum cultivar K326 chromosome 19, ASM71507v2, whole genome shotgun sequence, one DNA window encodes the following:
- the LOC142173399 gene encoding uncharacterized protein LOC142173399 yields the protein MVRVLLSINSNVSMLMRTCLPYISWPFNWNELYPIVEHIKHHTSVTQVIWQRPESPSVKVNSDGSALSNPGRIWVGVIIRDYTSEFIHAIATPLGEGTDNLAEIEPTIIGVQWCLDNGFYKVYLEADSTLLIQWLIKNESP from the coding sequence ATGGTCAGGGTCTTGTTATCTATCAACTCAAATGTTTCAATGCTGATGAGGACCTGTTTGCCTTATATATCCTGGCCCTTCAACTGGAATGAACTATATCCAATAGTGGAACATATTAAACACCACACCTCTGTCACTCAAGTCATCTGGCAAAGACCTGAATCACCTTCTGTGAAGGTCAATAGCGATGGGAGTGCTCTAAGTAATCCAGGCAGAATATGGGTAGGGGTTATCATTAGAGATTATACCAGTGAGTTCATCCATGCCATTGCTACCCCCCTTGGAGAAGGTACTGACAATCTTGCTGAAATAGAACCAACCATCATAGGAGTGCAATGGTGTTTGGACAATGGATTTTACAAAGTCTACCTTGAGGCAGATTCAACTCTTCTTATCCAGTGGCTAATCAAAAATGAATCCCCCTAG